A region of the Chryseobacterium cucumeris genome:
GTGATGCTTTAATCCCTCTATCCAGTCTTCTTTGCTTAATGTTGAATCAAATAATAAAGAAGGTAATGAAATAGCTTCTGTAACCGCGGCACTTCTGGAAGCCATTCTGCCTGCAGTTAATAAAGTTTCCTGTGGTTGAACTGTTTTATTGATAAGTCTTTGTCTCATGTTGTTATTTTTTAAGTTGAATTTCAAGGTCAGCAAGGATGGATTCTACCGAACGGATTGTGAATGCTGATAATGTTAAAGTAGGATTTGATGTTCCCAGCGTGGTCATATTTCCCGCACCTACGACGTATAAATTCGGATGATCCCAGGTTTTGCAGTAGCTGTCGGTTACGGATTCTTCAGCTTTAGAACCCATTCTGTGAGTTCCTACGATGTGTCCTGCGCCATTATAAGAATATCTCACTCCGTTATAGATCACAGAATTTTTGTCTTCCGCAGTATATTTTGTGAAATCCGTAATGTTTAATCTTTTAAACATTTGATCCGAAGCATCTTTTGCCTGCTCCATTGCTTTCATTTCGTACTCTGTCAGTTCATAATGAATAACAGGTCGTGGAATTCCGAGAACATCCAGATACTCATCATTAATGGTTACTCTGTTGTTGGGATTCGGGAGCTGTTCAATTTCAAAATGGAATAATACCTGTTTTGAAAGTCTGTCGGTGAGCTTTTCTCTTAATTCTGCCCCAAAATGTTTTTCTTTGATAAAATAGGCTACATCAGAACCCGGGGAAAATGCCGGCCAGCCCCATCCCCAATTGTCAAGCGGAGAAATCCATGCAGAAAAGTCCTTTCTGAACTCTCCGTCACGGAAAGACGAAATATTTGTAGTAGAACCCGGACCTCTGTACGGGTATACCGGTTCAGGGAAAAGTCCCCAGGTAAGCATTACCATATGATCCATCAGGTTTCTTCCCACCTGATCACTGCTGTTGGCTGCTGTTTTTACGCCTTCCGGGGTTGTATATTTGGAATTCAATAAAATTTTAGGGTTTTCAAAAGCATTGGCTGCAAGAATGACGATGGCATCAGACGTATCAATAGATTCTTCAACAAAATCAGTCTTTTCTTTTGAGATATATTTTCTCAGATGGACTTTTGAAATTTTATGACTATCATTTTGATCAATGCTTAGCTTGTAAACAACACTCTGCGCCTGAATCTGCATGAATAGATTACGGCTCAGGTTATCATTATCATTCATTTTATATAAAGCCTTTTTCAATGTTTTTAACGCATTGTATTTTGCCTGAACAGGACAGATCGGAACACACGAAGCATTCCCTTCACAGCGTTCTCCCATATAAGGATTCCAAACAGAACCAAGAGCTTTGTATTCTTCTTTTTCAGAACTGTCTAAAACCAGTTTATAACCAGAATCCTTTGGTTCTGCTTTAATGACCTTCGTTTTTCCGTATTTTGGATTTGGAATAGAATTTCTTCCCTGTGGAGAAGGCACCATCATTAAAGGAATCTCTCCTGAACTCAGCTTTACACTTGTCCCTTTAAGTCCCTCAATAATCTTATGATCCATATAACTCTGAGGAATTTCTTCCATCGGAAATACATAGTTTCCATAATATTCTTCCGTCTTCTCTGTAATTGGATATTCCTGTCTTGAAACATCCCCGGAAACCCCGATTTCAAACTCAGCCATCTCATAATAAGGCCTTAATTCTTCATAACTTATCGGCCAGTCGACAGCAGTTTTCTCATCAGAATCCGGCTTTGGAATCTTGATGCCGTATTTTTCGGTAAGTTTAAAATCGTTGGGAAGCATTCTTGGTGTAGTTCCCAGCCAGTGAAGGGTAGTTCCGCCGCCTACCCGTATCGCATCACTTGCGAATGGCATCGGCCCGAACTGAACGAGATACCCTTTTTTATCCGGATATGGCTGGACAATATGTTCCATATCCAGAACGTTGGGAGAAGGAGCCTGCTTTAAGTTCGGATAAGGAGAGTTGGGAACTTTGGCTTCCTCTCTGTAAAAAGTACGGATATATTCATTATAAGTGGTCATTGAGGATACGGAATCCAGCTCAATACCTGCTTCCAGACCTGCTTCATACATAAGGATTGATATTTCCCTGATGTTATCGGATTTTCCGGCATCTGCACGATGGACCATTTTTCCTTTGGTTGCGTCAAATACGTGGTCGGATAATAGCTTTGCGATTAATGACCCAGCGATCCCTGTTCCTACAATGATCACATCTTTTTTGTTATGGGTTGGATTCATGATTGGGTGTTTACAGGTTTAATATTCCAAGATTTGTAGCCCGGTTGTTTGGCTCCCGGCGGGTGTGAATGCATCAGATTCCAGACAAGGCCTTCCTTGTAAGAAAGATCATTGATGTATGCTCCTTCCCAGGTTCCCAGATACCACATGGTGATTACTTTTCCTGAAATGTCATTCATTCCCGGATGGGCAATAATTTCAGATTGAATAGCCTTTTTTAATTCCTCTTCACCCGAAGAACTTTCAAGGATATTTTTAGAAACCGTAAGGAATTCTACGAAAGTGGCTGCTTCCAGGCATTTTAAAACATAAGTGTAATAGGTTTCTGCAAGCCCTGTTGACTGCAGTTCGTTTACCGTAAACCCGGTAAGCGCTTCCGAGATAGACATGAACACGTCGAAATAATAATCGTCGACGTTGAGAATTTTGTTAATAATATTCATTTCGTAAAAAATTTGGATTCAATATCTTCAACTCCTTTTAACAGGAGGCTATCAAGCTGATTGATCTACAGCTGCCGGATATTTCAGATAACACCTCTTTTTCAGAAATGATTGACTGTATTTCAAGCGATCCATAGTATCAGTTTTTGTTTATTCGAAATTAATC
Encoded here:
- a CDS encoding GMC oxidoreductase; the encoded protein is MNPTHNKKDVIIVGTGIAGSLIAKLLSDHVFDATKGKMVHRADAGKSDNIREISILMYEAGLEAGIELDSVSSMTTYNEYIRTFYREEAKVPNSPYPNLKQAPSPNVLDMEHIVQPYPDKKGYLVQFGPMPFASDAIRVGGGTTLHWLGTTPRMLPNDFKLTEKYGIKIPKPDSDEKTAVDWPISYEELRPYYEMAEFEIGVSGDVSRQEYPITEKTEEYYGNYVFPMEEIPQSYMDHKIIEGLKGTSVKLSSGEIPLMMVPSPQGRNSIPNPKYGKTKVIKAEPKDSGYKLVLDSSEKEEYKALGSVWNPYMGERCEGNASCVPICPVQAKYNALKTLKKALYKMNDNDNLSRNLFMQIQAQSVVYKLSIDQNDSHKISKVHLRKYISKEKTDFVEESIDTSDAIVILAANAFENPKILLNSKYTTPEGVKTAANSSDQVGRNLMDHMVMLTWGLFPEPVYPYRGPGSTTNISSFRDGEFRKDFSAWISPLDNWGWGWPAFSPGSDVAYFIKEKHFGAELREKLTDRLSKQVLFHFEIEQLPNPNNRVTINDEYLDVLGIPRPVIHYELTEYEMKAMEQAKDASDQMFKRLNITDFTKYTAEDKNSVIYNGVRYSYNGAGHIVGTHRMGSKAEESVTDSYCKTWDHPNLYVVGAGNMTTLGTSNPTLTLSAFTIRSVESILADLEIQLKK